From a region of the Dictyostelium discoideum AX4 chromosome 2 chromosome, whole genome shotgun sequence genome:
- a CDS encoding polycystin-2-like protein translates to MNTLKRTVFSQRLEAVKALENKTREEKATLLAAVETQRNARLVKDLIIHLVFFVVFVLIVVLQLNPQSLFIINTSLKNQILFSQDSQYLEINNPSDFITYLNSTFCESISDMSLENNDAMNKIIGNVIRIRTARVKPDSCSNNGFNLTCYSNNYDKDTKDRSPFGPNDMYTYTSNSHGSYVFGHNQYVWDRSGYYIDIPVSDIKTGVESLIDNGFFDIQTRSVIISFSTLNLNFQSRTSVFTMLTEWTASGSVNPYYSIRTYRIQLYMDALDKFRGFLEVSFFIFILYYFYYFVNEARIDFKLGRFKFYISNFKNIFDVINLTLFIASIALYLAFLGDNSRDLNINSQIQTTTDYPLYLENLGQTALVLYQISAINILLMSFKTFRFLVVHRRLYILWIAISQSRLQLITFTIMFCIMMLGFLFSGWLTFGTDIASFNGFVTSLGTLLQFIIGNPPDYEAMSYTNRALGPIYYLLFTIFMFFILVNMFVAIISDSYQNISNTFEKKQKTKRYLLTRWERTMKSLLLLFTPNSLDIYDLVLMFIDQKPGLIETDGIDPSRFKDEIMIIQPIQRARIKYLDQIQSAKNTGVTFELKLMGQQVHKKDLDTWKKEAKIKEKKKFESIQQNINILNTKLDLLLQAMNVPQQSIPQLINGSTGMPQSPIINNNNNNGGSIPSSSSNGSINGSNHINLSGGTNTP, encoded by the exons atgaATACATTAAAGAGGACAGTTTTCTCTCAAAGACTTGAAGCTGTTAAAGCATTAGAGAATAAAACCAGAGAAGAGAAAGCAACATTATTGGCAGCAGTTGAAACTCAAAGAAATGCAAGATTagttaaagatttaattattcaCCTTGTATTCTTTGTTGTATTCGTATTAATCGTTGTACTTCAATTAAATCCTCAATCATTATTCATTATCAATACATCcctaaaaaatcaaattttatttagtcAAGATAGCCAATAccttgaaattaataatccatCTGATTTTATAAct tatttaaattcaacatttTGTGAATCAATATCAGATATGTCATTGGAAAATAATGATGcaatgaataaaattattggaaATGTAATTAGAATTAGAACTGCAAGAGTAAAACCTGATTCATGTAGtaataatggttttaatttaacaTGTTACTCAAATAATTATGATAAAGATACAAAAGATAGATCACCATTTGGTCCTAATGATATGTATACCTATACTTCAAATTCACATGGTTCTTATGTTTTTG gTCATAATCAATATGTATGGGATCGTAGTGGATATTATATTGATATACCAGTTTCAGATATTAAAACAGGGGttgaatcattaattgataatggtttTTTCGATATTCAAACTAGATCTGTTATAATTTCATTCTcaacattaaatttaaatttccaaTCTAGAACTTCAGTATTTACAATg ttaacAGAGTGGACAGCATCAGGATCAGTTAATCCCTATTATTCAATTAGAACTTATAGAATTCAATTATATATGGATGCATTGGATAAATTTAGAGGATTTTTAGAAgtttccttttttatttttattttatattatttctattactTTGTTAATGAAGCTAGAATTGACTTTAAATTGGGTAGATTTAAATTctatatttcaaattttaagaATATTTTCGATGTTATAAATTTAACT ttatTTATTGCTTCAATTGCATTATATTTAGCATTTTTAGGGGACAATTCAAgagatttaaatattaattctcAAATTCAAACTACTACTGATTATCCATTATATCTTGAAAATTTAGGTCAAACTGCATTGGTTTTATACCAAATTTCTGCAAtta atattttattaatgtcatttaaaacatttagaTTTTTAGTAGTACATAGAagattatatattttatggATTGCAATTTCACAATCTAGACTTCAATTAATTACATTTACAATTATGTTTTGTATTATGATGTTGGGTTTCTTATTTTCAGGTTGGTTAACTTTTGGTACTGATATTGCCTCATTCAATGGCTTCGTTACTAGTCTTGGTACATTATTACAATTCATTATTGGTAATCCACCAGATTATGAAGCAATGTCATATACAAATAGAGCATTAGGTCCAATT tattatttattatttacaatttttatgtttttcattttagtTAATATGTTTGTTGCAATCATTTCAGATTCTTATcaaaatattagtaatacatttgaaaagaaacaaaaaacaaagagATATTTATTAACTAGATGGGAGAGAACAATGAaatcattgttattattattcactCCAAATTCACTTGACATTTATGATTTAGTGTTAATGTTTATTGATCAAAAGCCAGGTTTAATTGAAACTGATGGTATTGATCCATCGAGATTTAAAGATGAAATTATGATAATTCAACCAA TTCAAAGGGCAAGAATAAAGTATTTGGATCAAATTCAATCCGCTAAAAATACTGGTGTAACTtttgaattgaaattaatgggTCAACAAGTtcataaaaaagatttagataCTTGGAAAAAGGAAGCTAAAATAAAGGAAAAGAAGAAATTTGAGTCAATTcaacaaaatattaatattttaaatactaaattggatttattattacaagcAATGAATGTACCACAACAATCAATAcctcaattaattaatggtaGTACTGGTATGCCACAAtcaccaattattaataataataataacaatggtgGAAGTATTccaagtagtagtagtaatggtAGTATAAATGGTAGTAATCATATCAATTTATCTGGTGGTACTAATACACCTTAA